The Sediminispirochaeta smaragdinae DSM 11293 genome has a segment encoding these proteins:
- a CDS encoding LiaF domain-containing protein — translation MLFLTAAANQRMLMVVMDEDISYEHPPMLPLPKFRERVVEQLKLNFAHNNIEVDEFERRVSLAHESDDRQVLGNLIRDLPVLRDEENQEYSSSVAWNNGRVKRDDTMLALLSGVERRGPWSPARNTRVLALMGGVDLDFTDAKFPPGTTEIEIVCLLGGVEMVVPEGVNVDISGIPLIGGFENKMEYDYYPDGPTLKIRGFALLGGVEVRPPRKRKKSDRHRKRRRGHGRIE, via the coding sequence GTGCTGTTCTTGACCGCAGCAGCAAATCAACGTATGCTCATGGTTGTTATGGATGAAGATATCTCCTATGAACATCCGCCTATGCTTCCCCTCCCGAAGTTCAGAGAGCGAGTCGTAGAGCAGCTCAAGCTCAATTTCGCTCATAATAATATAGAGGTAGATGAATTCGAGCGAAGGGTCTCCCTCGCTCACGAAAGTGACGACCGGCAGGTGCTTGGAAACCTGATTCGGGATCTGCCCGTACTTCGGGATGAGGAAAACCAAGAGTATTCTTCATCCGTTGCCTGGAATAACGGGAGGGTGAAACGGGACGATACCATGCTGGCCTTACTCAGCGGCGTGGAACGTCGAGGTCCATGGTCTCCTGCACGAAACACAAGGGTTCTGGCCCTCATGGGTGGTGTCGATCTCGATTTTACCGATGCAAAATTTCCGCCTGGAACGACAGAGATCGAGATCGTATGCCTCTTGGGAGGTGTGGAAATGGTGGTTCCCGAGGGGGTTAATGTCGATATTTCCGGAATTCCCCTCATAGGCGGTTTTGAAAACAAGATGGAATATGACTACTATCCAGATGGGCCCACTTTAAAGATTCGTGGATTTGCCTTGTTGGGTGGTGTGGAAGTACGACCTCCAAGGAAACGGAAGAAGTCGGATCGGCATCGCAAGCGACGCCGGGGACATGGCCGCATAGAGTAA
- a CDS encoding ribonucleoside triphosphate reductase translates to MTSLQSEWAKIRSSSEIHDGGHAGGQKAPVRWIVRRDGGLVPYDRERILSAVARAIEATGRGEEGSLAEGLTLAVEEKLRSGFAARHPNSAPAVEEIQDIVETTLIEAGEAAVAKAYILYRARHEAIRDAKKLLLDIDLTMDGYLSQSDWRVNENANVNYSLGGLILHNSGTITANYWLKNVYPAEIAEAHRNADFHIHDLSMFSGYCAGWSLRELIIKGLGGVAGKISSKPARHLSTLVQQMVNFLGVMQNEWAGAQAFSSFDTYLAPFVKIEKLEEEQVRQSIQSFLFGVNTPSRWGSQAPFTNITLDWTVPRDLAERKAIVGGEEQEFTYGDCQKEMDLINKVFIELMLKGDAEGRGFQYPIPTYNITEEFQWDGENARLLFEMTGKYGTPYFQNFISSDLDPGDVRSMCCRLQLDKRELRKRGGGLFGSDELTGSIGVVTINLPRIGYLSAGKQEFFRRLDHLMELAAESLIIKRKVIAQLYDTGLFPYTREYLSGLSNHFSTIGICGMNEALLNFLGEDITGQEGRSFALEILSHMREKLADFQERTGDLFNLEATPAESTSYRLALHDRNHYPDIITSGEDEPFYTNSSQLPVNFTNDIFDALDHQEALQSLYTGGTVFHGFVGEAIDDWKSCRALVRAMAEGYRIPYYTISPTYSVCPDHGYLSGEHFTCPRCGKVAEVYTRIVGYYRSVANWNKGKREEYGKRKLFEVKESLDTKNEKKTSAGEVEKRAAATEQVKEGSGKAAVRWLGFFRKACPSCPPVKEAAATLPFPGEAVDVDKEEGLALAADHQVYSTPTVILFDDKGEVVARAGSRDELEAVM, encoded by the coding sequence GTGACAAGTTTGCAGAGTGAATGGGCAAAAATACGAAGCAGCAGCGAAATTCACGACGGGGGACACGCAGGTGGGCAAAAAGCACCGGTCAGGTGGATCGTCAGAAGAGACGGGGGCCTTGTTCCGTACGACAGGGAACGGATTCTATCGGCCGTTGCACGGGCAATAGAGGCCACAGGAAGGGGCGAAGAGGGATCGCTTGCCGAAGGTCTCACCCTCGCGGTGGAAGAGAAGCTTCGCAGCGGTTTCGCCGCCCGCCACCCGAACTCCGCCCCGGCGGTTGAAGAGATCCAGGACATCGTGGAAACAACCCTCATCGAGGCGGGAGAAGCAGCCGTGGCCAAGGCCTATATACTTTACCGGGCCCGCCACGAGGCAATACGCGATGCAAAGAAACTGCTTCTCGACATCGATCTTACCATGGATGGGTACCTCTCTCAGAGCGACTGGCGGGTAAATGAAAACGCAAATGTCAATTACTCCCTTGGGGGCCTGATTCTCCATAATTCGGGTACCATCACGGCAAACTACTGGCTTAAAAATGTCTATCCGGCCGAGATTGCCGAGGCCCATCGTAATGCAGACTTCCACATCCACGACCTCTCGATGTTCAGCGGTTACTGTGCAGGATGGTCGCTCCGGGAATTGATCATCAAGGGACTCGGCGGCGTTGCAGGAAAAATATCCAGCAAACCGGCCCGCCATCTTTCGACCCTGGTGCAGCAGATGGTCAACTTTCTCGGGGTCATGCAGAACGAATGGGCAGGGGCCCAGGCTTTCTCGAGCTTCGATACCTACCTCGCCCCCTTTGTGAAAATCGAAAAGCTGGAAGAGGAGCAGGTCCGCCAGTCGATTCAGAGTTTCCTCTTCGGCGTCAACACCCCCAGCAGATGGGGAAGCCAGGCACCCTTTACCAATATCACCCTCGACTGGACCGTCCCCCGTGATCTCGCAGAGCGGAAAGCGATCGTGGGAGGAGAAGAACAGGAGTTCACCTACGGCGATTGTCAGAAAGAGATGGATCTTATCAATAAGGTTTTTATCGAGCTGATGCTGAAGGGGGATGCCGAGGGGCGGGGATTTCAGTACCCCATTCCAACCTACAATATCACCGAGGAGTTCCAGTGGGACGGAGAAAATGCCCGCCTGCTTTTTGAGATGACGGGCAAATACGGAACACCCTATTTCCAGAATTTTATCTCAAGCGATCTTGATCCGGGCGACGTCAGGTCGATGTGCTGCCGTCTGCAGCTCGACAAGCGGGAGCTAAGGAAACGCGGCGGCGGACTCTTCGGATCCGACGAGCTGACAGGTTCCATCGGGGTCGTGACCATCAATCTCCCGAGGATCGGATATCTCTCGGCGGGAAAGCAGGAGTTCTTTCGACGCCTCGATCATCTCATGGAATTGGCAGCCGAGAGTCTGATCATTAAGCGGAAGGTAATCGCACAGCTCTACGATACAGGGCTTTTCCCCTATACAAGAGAGTATCTCTCCGGTCTCTCGAACCATTTTTCCACTATCGGTATCTGCGGCATGAACGAGGCGCTTCTCAACTTTCTCGGCGAGGATATCACCGGCCAAGAGGGACGCTCTTTTGCCCTGGAAATACTCTCCCATATGCGGGAAAAGCTTGCCGATTTTCAGGAACGGACCGGTGATCTCTTCAACCTGGAGGCGACACCGGCCGAGAGCACCAGCTATCGCCTGGCTCTCCATGACCGCAACCACTATCCGGATATCATCACTTCGGGGGAGGACGAGCCTTTCTATACCAATTCGAGTCAGCTTCCAGTCAACTTCACCAACGATATCTTCGATGCACTCGATCACCAGGAAGCACTCCAGAGCCTCTACACCGGAGGAACCGTATTCCACGGATTCGTGGGAGAGGCGATCGACGACTGGAAAAGCTGCAGGGCCCTGGTCCGCGCCATGGCGGAAGGATACCGCATTCCCTACTATACCATCAGCCCGACCTATTCGGTCTGCCCCGATCACGGCTATCTCTCTGGGGAGCATTTTACCTGTCCCCGCTGCGGGAAGGTGGCCGAGGTCTACACCAGGATCGTCGGCTACTACCGTTCCGTTGCGAACTGGAACAAGGGCAAACGGGAGGAATACGGGAAGCGCAAGCTTTTCGAAGTGAAGGAAAGCCTTGACACGAAAAACGAGAAAAAAACCTCGGCTGGAGAGGTCGAAAAAAGGGCGGCAGCCACGGAGCAGGTGAAAGAAGGAAGCGGAAAAGCTGCGGTCAGGTGGCTCGGCTTTTTCAGAAAGGCGTGTCCCTCCTGCCCGCCGGTAAAGGAAGCTGCGGCGACCCTCCCCTTCCCGGGAGAGGCCGTGGATGTGGATAAGGAAGAGGGGCTTGCCCTCGCCGCCGATCATCAGGTCTACAGTACCCCCACGGTCATCCTTTTCGATGATAAGGGAGAGGTGGTGGCACGAGCAGGGAGCCGAGACGAACTGGAAGCGGTAATGTAG
- the nrdR gene encoding transcriptional regulator NrdR → MRCPHCGALEDRVLESRQNAGGSAIRRRRECLSCGYRFTSYERIEEKPIMVVKRDGRLEPYEPAKLERGINIAMEKRPIGQATRESLFQAIEDEVAYGARNSHEIATKELGEIVLRRLYKVDKVAYVRFASVYRMFDNVEEFLREIEQLTETGGKSDKFAE, encoded by the coding sequence GTGCGATGTCCTCATTGTGGGGCCCTGGAGGACAGGGTTCTGGAATCTAGGCAGAATGCCGGAGGCAGTGCCATTAGGAGGCGACGGGAGTGTCTTTCCTGCGGTTATCGTTTTACAAGCTACGAACGGATCGAAGAAAAACCGATCATGGTGGTCAAACGTGACGGTAGATTAGAGCCCTATGAACCGGCAAAGCTGGAGCGTGGGATCAACATCGCCATGGAAAAGCGTCCTATTGGACAGGCTACCAGAGAAAGCCTCTTTCAGGCAATAGAGGACGAGGTAGCCTACGGTGCCAGAAATAGTCACGAAATAGCAACAAAAGAGCTTGGAGAGATTGTTCTCAGGCGGCTGTACAAGGTGGATAAGGTCGCCTATGTCAGATTCGCATCGGTTTACCGCATGTTTGACAATGTGGAAGAGTTTCTCCGGGAAATCGAACAACTAACAGAAACGGGAGGGAAAAGTGACAAGTTTGCAGAGTGA